The Pelagibaculum spongiae genome has a segment encoding these proteins:
- a CDS encoding transposase, with protein MPAPRAILYDPKENPFLHVVSRCVRSGWLCGEDPTLLKKFRRNYDHRRQWIVDRIDRLSQAFAVDIASYAVMSNHYHLVVYVDVERAKKWNIKQVLLQYCKVFEAHPWIKDYLDPDKFHMLTQMQIQWVEETADTIYRKRLYSISWFMRSINEPLARMANAEDQCSGRFWEGRFKAQALLDEQALLTCMAYVDLNPLRAGIAKTPETSNYTSVQARVETELPVNNHRRKKSRKTNNQRRYDYNFARLKPFVDSKTKSSINIKDKIHPLPFKLKDYLELVDASARMARNDKKYHMDSELPPIFERLQIETDARWWASAMSGRSTVMASARQFAHAMGDALSLKQFRQRVKQQTQNWRDTQKMTRSQPPS; from the coding sequence ATGCCAGCACCCAGAGCTATTCTCTATGACCCAAAAGAAAATCCGTTTCTACATGTAGTAAGTCGCTGCGTACGCAGTGGGTGGCTATGCGGCGAAGATCCAACGCTGCTTAAAAAATTTCGTAGAAACTATGACCACCGCCGCCAGTGGATTGTCGACCGAATTGATCGACTCAGCCAAGCGTTCGCGGTTGATATTGCATCTTATGCCGTGATGTCCAACCACTATCATCTGGTGGTGTATGTAGATGTGGAGCGCGCGAAAAAATGGAATATTAAGCAGGTGTTGTTGCAATACTGCAAGGTATTCGAAGCGCATCCATGGATTAAAGATTATCTCGATCCTGACAAATTTCACATGCTGACTCAAATGCAAATTCAATGGGTTGAAGAAACTGCTGATACTATTTATCGCAAGCGATTATATTCCATTAGCTGGTTTATGCGCTCAATTAACGAGCCGCTGGCACGAATGGCCAACGCGGAAGACCAATGTAGTGGTCGATTCTGGGAGGGACGATTTAAAGCACAAGCCCTTTTGGATGAGCAGGCGTTGCTCACCTGTATGGCTTATGTCGACCTAAATCCATTGCGTGCCGGTATTGCAAAAACGCCAGAAACATCGAATTATACTTCAGTGCAAGCTCGGGTCGAAACGGAATTACCCGTCAATAACCATCGTAGAAAGAAAAGCCGAAAAACAAATAATCAGCGGCGCTACGATTATAATTTCGCCCGATTAAAACCTTTTGTCGATAGCAAAACCAAATCTAGCATTAATATCAAAGATAAAATTCATCCGTTGCCATTTAAATTAAAAGATTATTTAGAACTGGTAGATGCCAGCGCCCGCATGGCAAGAAATGACAAGAAATATCATATGGATAGTGAGTTGCCGCCGATTTTTGAACGATTACAAATTGAGACTGATGCACGCTGGTGGGCATCTGCCATGAGCGGTCGCAGCACTGTGATGGCCAGTGCGCGACAGTTTGCCCACGCAATGGGTGATGCATTAAGTCTGAAACAATTCCGCCAGAGGGTAAAGCAACAGACACAAAATTGGCGAGATACGCAAAAGATGACTAGAAGTCAACCACCGTCTTGA
- the rlmKL gene encoding bifunctional 23S rRNA (guanine(2069)-N(7))-methyltransferase RlmK/23S rRNA (guanine(2445)-N(2))-methyltransferase RlmL, which translates to MSRFFITCAKGLEGLLLDELRQLGFEDAKETRAGVSLTASFMEGCRICLWSRLASRVLLELGEFAGEKDVYQATSQIDWSEIFTEDKTLSVQAIASGVEGHSLFMAQRSKDAIVDQLREKNGYRPSVDIQQADIRIHVLVRASGIQISLDLSGAPLHQRGYRQLTGSAPIKENLAAAILVRAGWPKLVAERPEGKQLTLIDPMCGSGTLLMEGLLMAADIAPGLKWRDYWGFSALPEFDSQQWQQMLADARQRMVNGMDHLPQFHGYDLSKKVIGGAKDAASAAGFARLMKFEHLALADQPAPDESAAGLLICNLPYGERLGEDAEIEVLYQQLGDTLKRDYVGWKASVLLSNAGLGKAFGIQSDRRYKLYNGPLECQLLNMDLKDENFRQVFKQRMHPALWRSCRKDFQPTPHSEMFGNRLKKNRRKLSSWIKRENIHAYRLYDADLPEYAAAIDIYNDHLLIQEYLAPSSVDEKAARQRFSDILWHLQKQLNIAPENIHIRVRQKEKSAGQPIHQENGAANIVVEEGQAKLVVNLEDNLDSGLFLDHRPMRRHLSSIVKGKRFLNLFASTATASVHAALADASSSLTLNMSKYYLTWAEDNFRLNQISTLKHPIRKVDCYQWLDSKEKEGEFDLIFMDPPNFFNSSRMDRSIDVTKDHPWLIDRAMARLAADGQLYFSNNRRDFKMSDEVKEKYQVQNLDSKMLPPDYERNPKIHNCWLIETK; encoded by the coding sequence TTGAGTCGTTTCTTTATTACATGTGCCAAAGGGCTGGAAGGCCTATTACTGGATGAGCTTCGTCAACTGGGTTTTGAAGATGCCAAGGAGACGCGAGCAGGTGTTTCGCTAACGGCCAGTTTTATGGAAGGCTGCAGAATCTGTCTTTGGTCTCGCTTGGCCAGCCGGGTATTGCTTGAGCTGGGTGAGTTTGCCGGTGAAAAAGATGTTTACCAGGCAACTTCGCAAATCGATTGGAGTGAGATTTTCACCGAGGATAAAACCTTATCGGTGCAAGCGATTGCTTCTGGTGTTGAAGGTCATAGCTTATTTATGGCCCAGCGCTCTAAAGATGCCATTGTCGATCAGCTCCGTGAAAAAAATGGCTATCGCCCTTCGGTAGATATTCAGCAGGCCGATATACGCATTCATGTTCTGGTGCGTGCATCGGGCATTCAAATCAGTCTTGATTTATCCGGTGCGCCTTTGCACCAGCGCGGCTATCGGCAACTAACGGGTTCTGCACCGATTAAAGAAAACCTAGCAGCCGCTATTTTAGTGCGTGCCGGCTGGCCAAAACTGGTTGCTGAGCGGCCTGAAGGTAAGCAGCTGACCTTAATCGATCCTATGTGTGGTAGTGGCACATTATTGATGGAAGGTTTGCTGATGGCGGCGGATATTGCGCCAGGTTTGAAATGGCGTGACTACTGGGGCTTTTCAGCCTTGCCAGAGTTTGATTCGCAGCAATGGCAGCAAATGCTGGCCGATGCGCGTCAAAGAATGGTCAATGGTATGGATCATTTGCCGCAGTTCCATGGTTACGATCTGAGTAAAAAAGTGATTGGTGGCGCTAAAGATGCTGCATCAGCTGCTGGCTTTGCTCGTTTAATGAAGTTTGAACACTTGGCTTTGGCTGACCAACCCGCGCCAGATGAAAGTGCCGCCGGTTTGCTGATTTGTAACTTACCCTATGGTGAGCGATTAGGCGAAGATGCTGAAATTGAAGTCCTTTATCAGCAGCTTGGCGACACATTAAAGCGTGACTATGTTGGCTGGAAAGCATCAGTTCTGTTATCCAACGCTGGGCTTGGTAAGGCGTTTGGTATTCAGTCTGACCGCCGCTATAAATTGTATAACGGCCCGTTGGAATGCCAGCTGTTGAATATGGATCTTAAAGACGAGAATTTCCGCCAAGTATTCAAACAAAGAATGCACCCGGCATTATGGCGCAGCTGCCGCAAAGATTTTCAGCCGACACCCCATAGTGAAATGTTTGGCAACCGTTTGAAAAAGAACCGCCGCAAACTTTCAAGCTGGATTAAACGAGAAAATATTCACGCCTATCGGTTATATGATGCTGACTTACCAGAATATGCGGCAGCAATCGACATTTATAACGATCACTTGTTGATTCAAGAATATTTAGCGCCTTCATCGGTTGATGAAAAAGCTGCTCGCCAGCGTTTTTCCGATATTTTGTGGCACTTACAAAAGCAGCTGAATATTGCACCGGAAAATATTCATATTCGAGTGCGACAGAAAGAAAAGAGCGCGGGCCAGCCAATTCATCAGGAAAATGGCGCGGCTAATATAGTGGTTGAGGAAGGTCAGGCAAAACTGGTTGTGAACCTGGAAGATAACCTCGATAGCGGTTTATTCCTCGATCACCGTCCAATGCGCCGTCATTTGTCGAGCATTGTAAAAGGTAAGCGATTCTTAAACTTGTTCGCCAGCACAGCAACTGCCAGTGTCCATGCGGCCTTGGCTGATGCCAGCTCAAGTTTGACGTTGAATATGTCAAAGTACTATTTAACTTGGGCGGAAGATAATTTCCGATTAAACCAAATTAGTACCTTAAAGCATCCTATTCGTAAGGTTGATTGTTATCAGTGGCTGGATTCTAAAGAGAAAGAGGGCGAATTTGACCTGATCTTTATGGACCCGCCAAACTTTTTCAATTCTTCACGAATGGACCGTTCGATCGATGTCACTAAAGATCACCCGTGGTTAATCGACCGTGCCATGGCGCGATTAGCAGCCGATGGCCAGTTGTATTTTTCTAACAACCGTCGTGATTTTAAAATGAGCGATGAAGTGAAAGAGAAATATCAGGTGCAAAATCTCGATTCGAAAATGTTGCCACCGGATTACGAGCGCAACCCAAAAATTCATAATTGCTGGTTGATTGAAACCAAGTAA
- a CDS encoding DUF6429 family protein: protein MEIDQQKIDDAVLALMYLNLHDECRSWKSLDWQAMDRLHQEGLIDNPASKAKSVWLSKEGREKSKALFEQMFCK, encoded by the coding sequence ATGGAAATAGATCAGCAAAAAATTGATGACGCAGTTTTGGCGCTAATGTACCTGAATCTGCATGATGAATGTCGTAGTTGGAAGTCACTTGATTGGCAAGCAATGGATCGATTGCACCAAGAAGGTTTAATTGATAACCCAGCTAGCAAAGCTAAATCAGTTTGGTTAAGCAAGGAAGGGCGAGAAAAGTCTAAGGCGCTCTTTGAGCAGATGTTTTGTAAATAA
- a CDS encoding DUF6693 family protein, with the protein MNIKADISIMDIIGHLVIWVILSFITLGIALFFFPYSFSKFIINRTSIIDGGIERKMECDIDLFGNLGHVILWAIISIVTLGLGYIFYFYRVWNYALNNSRVL; encoded by the coding sequence ATGAACATCAAAGCTGATATTTCAATTATGGATATCATCGGCCACCTGGTTATCTGGGTGATTCTGAGCTTCATCACTTTAGGCATCGCCCTATTCTTCTTCCCCTACTCTTTTTCAAAATTCATCATTAACCGCACCTCGATTATCGACGGTGGAATTGAGCGAAAGATGGAATGCGATATAGACCTGTTTGGCAACCTAGGCCATGTCATTTTATGGGCGATCATCTCAATTGTGACGCTGGGGCTTGGTTATATTTTCTACTTTTACCGGGTATGGAATTACGCACTGAATAATTCTCGGGTTTTGTAA
- a CDS encoding Fis family transcriptional regulator: MNKVTAKFDSRVCKALATATEKANAISGFSHFSHQADWSNFPNSLMVSCHFQDAAQSVDSLLLEEKMAKLLQANLLKQGIKFKDIRKNIKLVTQP, translated from the coding sequence TTGAACAAAGTTACCGCAAAATTCGATAGTCGCGTCTGCAAAGCGCTAGCAACTGCAACCGAGAAGGCCAATGCCATTTCAGGTTTCAGCCACTTTAGCCATCAAGCCGATTGGAGCAACTTCCCCAATAGCCTGATGGTCAGCTGTCATTTCCAAGATGCGGCACAATCAGTCGACTCGTTGTTGCTTGAGGAGAAAATGGCTAAGTTGTTACAAGCAAACCTGTTAAAACAAGGGATTAAATTCAAAGATATTCGTAAAAATATCAAGCTAGTCACCCAGCCATAA
- a CDS encoding peptidase U32 family protein, translating into MSRKIELLAPGGDVEAIKAAIVAGANAVYCGLDTFNARNRAANLSFDDLTGILRLAHKYDCEVFLTLNVVILEQELPTMIKLLNKLVNSGIDGIIVQDLGMFNLVKKFFPTLDIHASTQLTTHNEGQLHFLKKIGASRVNLSRELNIGEIKSLTTLSHELGVLTEVFVHGALCIAFSGQCYSSSVSVGNSGNRGRCSQACRDEYEVTATGNKYPLNLKDNSAYFDLPELVAAGVDSLKVEGRIKGAHYVYTVIDTWRKQIDQFVATGKLLPDDSNLHKVFNRDFTNSFLQGNLTKDMFIDNPRDHSVQHAVGNSDGISAIQIQEAKDELYIDRNQLGAELREKIQYLSTAKLPLKIEFSGAIDTPLSISAIIGADASDSASDAISNGDQDAKTINIQSDSVLAVTEKSELTEKTLAKRFKSFDNAEFNLEFCFAGYDSGLSIPFKEVTSLKNQLAFLLNNSIEVVPNVEVAALDKSNRSSGKPTLSILIADEKDFHLCDLTGADVYFKLPESFKKDCPKYIDLLKANPRLIPWFPAVLIGKDYFEAVKILEQVQPKRIVTNNTGIAYKAYEMDIEWVAGPFLNTTNSYALLTLQEELNCAGAFISNEINRLQLRNIARPDDFKLYYSIYHPILMMTSRQCFFQQTVGCKKPSIEDGCMLKCEKATTIKNVKGIQFSIDKQKGGYPSIYNHEQFLNLDVVNDLTDLFDEFFIDLTNIGAGSKAEQDKAQLIQHFESVLQGSEQASAQLNQMITVSTNAQYRQGL; encoded by the coding sequence ATGAGCAGAAAGATTGAATTATTAGCGCCAGGTGGCGATGTTGAAGCCATTAAAGCCGCCATTGTTGCCGGTGCCAATGCCGTTTATTGCGGGCTAGATACCTTCAATGCTCGCAACAGAGCAGCCAATCTTTCCTTTGATGATTTAACTGGAATTTTACGCTTGGCGCATAAGTATGACTGCGAGGTGTTCTTAACTCTCAACGTAGTTATTCTTGAGCAAGAATTACCGACCATGATCAAGCTGTTGAATAAACTAGTCAATAGCGGCATCGATGGCATTATCGTGCAAGATCTCGGTATGTTTAATCTGGTTAAAAAGTTTTTTCCAACATTAGATATTCACGCTTCAACGCAATTAACCACACACAATGAAGGGCAACTACATTTTTTAAAAAAAATAGGTGCCTCGCGGGTTAATTTGTCTAGAGAGCTCAATATTGGTGAAATTAAATCTCTGACTACGCTGTCCCATGAGCTTGGTGTTCTGACCGAAGTTTTTGTTCATGGCGCACTTTGCATTGCGTTTTCTGGTCAGTGCTATTCCAGCTCGGTGAGCGTTGGCAACTCAGGCAACCGTGGCCGCTGCAGCCAAGCCTGCCGCGATGAATATGAAGTCACCGCAACCGGTAATAAATATCCGCTCAACCTAAAAGATAACTCCGCTTATTTTGACCTACCGGAACTGGTGGCAGCCGGTGTTGACTCGCTTAAGGTCGAAGGCCGAATTAAAGGCGCACATTACGTTTACACCGTAATCGACACTTGGCGAAAACAGATTGATCAGTTTGTCGCAACTGGCAAGCTGCTGCCCGACGACTCTAACCTGCATAAAGTATTTAACCGCGACTTCACCAACTCGTTTTTGCAAGGTAACTTGACCAAAGATATGTTTATCGACAACCCACGCGACCACAGCGTTCAGCATGCGGTTGGCAACAGTGACGGTATATCAGCAATTCAAATCCAAGAAGCCAAAGACGAACTGTATATCGATAGAAACCAGCTAGGTGCTGAGCTAAGAGAAAAAATTCAATATTTAAGCACTGCAAAACTACCGCTTAAAATTGAATTTTCAGGTGCTATCGACACACCATTAAGCATTAGCGCAATCATCGGTGCTGACGCTTCTGACTCCGCCAGTGATGCCATCAGTAACGGCGATCAAGATGCAAAAACAATTAACATTCAATCAGACTCAGTATTGGCAGTCACCGAAAAATCTGAGCTGACTGAAAAAACACTGGCCAAACGCTTTAAGAGTTTTGATAATGCCGAATTTAATCTTGAATTCTGTTTTGCAGGCTACGATTCTGGCTTAAGCATTCCATTTAAAGAAGTCACCTCGCTTAAAAATCAGCTGGCATTTTTACTTAATAATTCAATTGAAGTGGTACCCAATGTAGAGGTGGCTGCATTGGATAAGAGCAATAGGTCATCCGGCAAACCTACTCTGTCAATTTTAATCGCCGATGAAAAAGATTTTCACCTGTGCGATTTAACCGGTGCCGATGTCTACTTTAAGCTACCGGAAAGCTTTAAAAAAGACTGCCCTAAATACATTGACTTGCTAAAGGCCAACCCAAGATTAATTCCTTGGTTTCCTGCCGTATTAATTGGCAAAGACTATTTTGAAGCGGTAAAAATTCTTGAGCAAGTGCAACCTAAGCGAATCGTCACCAACAATACCGGCATCGCTTATAAAGCTTATGAAATGGACATTGAATGGGTCGCTGGCCCTTTCTTAAACACCACCAATTCATATGCACTACTCACACTACAAGAAGAGCTTAACTGCGCCGGCGCTTTCATTTCTAATGAGATTAACCGCCTGCAGTTGCGCAATATCGCTCGCCCGGATGATTTCAAACTCTATTACAGCATTTACCATCCCATTCTAATGATGACCAGCCGCCAGTGCTTCTTCCAGCAAACCGTCGGCTGTAAAAAACCCAGCATTGAAGATGGCTGCATGTTGAAATGCGAGAAAGCGACCACGATTAAAAACGTCAAAGGCATTCAGTTTTCCATCGACAAACAAAAAGGTGGTTACCCAAGTATTTATAACCATGAACAGTTTTTAAACTTGGATGTTGTGAATGACTTAACTGACTTATTTGATGAATTCTTTATCGATTTAACCAACATCGGCGCAGGCTCAAAAGCAGAGCAAGACAAAGCACAATTGATTCAACACTTCGAAAGCGTATTGCAAGGAAGCGAGCAAGCTTCAGCTCAATTAAATCAAATGATTACAGTTTCAACCAATGCTCAATATCGCCAAGGGCTTTAG
- a CDS encoding lasso RiPP family leader peptide-containing protein produces the protein MSASSPKLIEHGSFKRLTLTCELGLKATCRVACIQKLWPNIHCGWMSRKNVFWARIKRSAFSRHN, from the coding sequence TTGTCCGCCAGTTCTCCAAAGTTAATCGAGCATGGTTCGTTCAAGCGCCTTACCCTAACCTGCGAGCTTGGCTTGAAGGCCACTTGCAGAGTCGCTTGTATTCAAAAGCTATGGCCAAATATCCATTGTGGCTGGATGAGCAGAAAGAATGTTTTCTGGGCGAGGATTAAACGATCTGCTTTCTCACGCCACAACTAA
- the tnpC gene encoding IS66 family transposase: MDSIEINKTIAETERLLAKSKSLPPELVAMVRMLMLVVKILLDSKGLNSKNSSIPPSADPNREKKSRAKSNKNPGGQPGHKGSNLSPVKDPDEVLDITIDRSQLPKGKYRVVGSESRQVVDVRITRYVTEYRAQILQDEQGNQFVAEFPQGVTRPIQYGNEFKANAVYMSSYQLIPYERTQKHFAEILDAPISTGSLANFNQEAFNRLKPFAQLVPAILRAGDLIHADETGVNINGKRKWLHVASNDRWTWIEAHESRGIEAMEAIDILPKFTGLLVHDHWKSYYRFVLCLHVLCNAHHVRELARAHEQDGQQWAKAMEDLLYEMNTAVNEAGGELDEKQCQKWVKRYRKILKAGDRECPAPEPKKADKKGQLKRGKLARSKSRNLLERLRDFEADVLRFMSNTRAPFTNNQGERDFRMSKVQQKISGCFRSWDGVKAYCRIRSYISTCQKNGVGVGEALSLLFAGKWPDFIQEKLDRLV; this comes from the coding sequence ATGGACTCAATCGAAATTAATAAAACCATCGCTGAAACCGAGCGATTGTTAGCCAAAAGCAAAAGCTTACCGCCCGAACTGGTGGCGATGGTTCGTATGCTGATGCTCGTCGTTAAGATATTGCTTGATAGCAAAGGGCTAAACAGCAAAAACTCCAGCATTCCGCCATCGGCAGATCCTAATCGAGAAAAGAAATCGCGCGCCAAAAGCAATAAAAACCCAGGCGGGCAGCCTGGCCATAAAGGCAGTAATTTATCACCGGTGAAAGACCCAGATGAAGTGCTGGATATTACGATTGATCGTAGCCAATTGCCGAAAGGAAAATACCGTGTTGTTGGCAGTGAAAGCCGCCAAGTAGTTGATGTTCGTATTACCCGATATGTCACCGAATATCGGGCGCAGATTCTACAAGACGAGCAGGGTAACCAGTTTGTTGCTGAGTTTCCGCAAGGGGTCACTCGGCCAATACAATATGGCAATGAGTTTAAAGCCAACGCGGTTTATATGTCGAGCTACCAGCTGATTCCTTATGAACGGACTCAAAAGCACTTCGCTGAGATATTGGATGCGCCAATCAGCACCGGTAGCCTTGCCAATTTTAATCAGGAAGCTTTTAATCGACTGAAGCCATTTGCTCAGTTAGTACCGGCTATTTTGCGTGCTGGAGATTTGATTCATGCCGATGAAACCGGCGTCAATATCAATGGTAAACGAAAGTGGCTACATGTCGCGAGCAATGACCGCTGGACGTGGATTGAAGCGCATGAATCAAGAGGTATCGAGGCAATGGAAGCGATCGACATCTTGCCTAAATTTACCGGTTTATTGGTACACGATCACTGGAAAAGCTACTACCGATTTGTGCTGTGCTTGCATGTATTGTGTAACGCCCATCATGTACGTGAATTGGCGCGAGCCCATGAGCAAGATGGCCAGCAGTGGGCCAAGGCAATGGAAGATCTGCTTTATGAAATGAATACAGCAGTCAATGAGGCGGGGGGTGAGTTGGATGAAAAGCAGTGTCAAAAATGGGTGAAGCGATATCGAAAAATATTAAAAGCAGGTGATCGGGAATGCCCGGCACCTGAGCCAAAAAAAGCGGATAAAAAAGGTCAATTAAAGCGAGGGAAATTAGCACGAAGTAAATCGAGAAATTTATTAGAGCGGCTGCGGGATTTTGAAGCAGACGTGCTGCGGTTTATGAGTAATACCCGAGCACCGTTTACCAATAATCAGGGTGAACGGGACTTCCGTATGAGCAAGGTTCAGCAGAAGATATCAGGCTGCTTCCGCTCATGGGATGGCGTGAAAGCGTATTGCAGAATCCGGAGCTATATATCGACCTGCCAAAAAAATGGGGTCGGTGTTGGGGAAGCTTTGTCGTTATTATTTGCGGGTAAATGGCCGGACTTTATTCAGGAGAAATTGGATCGGTTGGTGTGA
- a CDS encoding transposase: MDACKKPSFFIMPAPRAILFDPKANPYVHACSRCVRRGWLCGEDPAIVPELRKNYDHRRQWIVDRIDLLARAFSIDVAAYAVMSNHYHLVLYVDVARANKWSARQVLLQYTKVFDAEPLVKKYLNSQKRRLLSAAEIHYVEAKAEECRKRLYSISWFMKSINEPLARLANAEDHCKGRFWEGRFKAQALLDEQALLTCMAYVDLNPLRAGIAKTPETSDYTSIQARVETELPEIASNQTRIKNNKKSIKNRRYDYQFALLKPFSDSAHLKNKSNEPHVKQKPLPFSLNDYLELVDASARMARNDKKYHMDSQLPPIFDRLKIDTTAVWWAKIMSGQSKALSNVRAFAHAIGSYLNISAFKARVMQQTKVWRANQPPPKNSS, from the coding sequence TGCTTGTAAAAAGCCTTCCTTTTTTATTATGCCAGCACCTCGTGCCATTCTGTTTGACCCGAAAGCGAACCCATATGTGCATGCCTGTTCAAGATGCGTTAGGCGAGGGTGGTTGTGTGGTGAAGATCCTGCGATTGTGCCTGAGCTTCGAAAAAATTATGATCATCGCCGCCAGTGGATTGTCGATCGAATTGATCTGCTGGCGCGGGCATTCTCAATTGATGTAGCAGCCTATGCCGTGATGAGCAATCACTACCATCTGGTGCTTTATGTTGATGTTGCACGAGCCAATAAATGGAGTGCGCGCCAGGTATTATTGCAATATACCAAAGTGTTCGATGCCGAGCCGTTAGTTAAAAAATACCTCAATTCACAAAAGCGTCGCCTACTTAGCGCAGCTGAAATTCATTATGTTGAAGCCAAAGCTGAAGAATGTCGTAAGCGATTGTATTCAATTAGCTGGTTTATGAAATCGATTAATGAACCACTGGCTCGGTTGGCTAATGCCGAAGACCATTGCAAAGGGCGTTTTTGGGAAGGCCGTTTTAAAGCTCAGGCGCTGCTTGATGAACAAGCATTGCTGACTTGCATGGCGTATGTTGACCTCAATCCTTTGCGAGCGGGCATAGCTAAAACACCAGAAACATCGGATTACACGTCCATTCAAGCAAGAGTCGAAACTGAACTGCCTGAAATAGCATCTAACCAAACTCGTATTAAAAATAATAAGAAATCGATTAAAAACCGGCGCTATGATTATCAGTTTGCTCTATTGAAACCTTTTTCAGATAGCGCTCACCTAAAGAATAAATCCAATGAACCACATGTAAAGCAAAAGCCTTTGCCGTTTTCATTAAATGATTATCTGGAGCTGGTTGATGCTAGTGCCCGAATGGCGAGAAATGATAAAAAATATCACATGGATAGCCAACTGCCTCCTATTTTTGACAGATTAAAAATCGATACCACTGCGGTCTGGTGGGCTAAAATCATGAGCGGCCAAAGTAAGGCGTTATCGAACGTTCGAGCATTTGCCCATGCGATAGGCAGTTATCTAAATATCAGCGCGTTCAAGGCAAGAGTGATGCAACAAACGAAAGTTTGGCGAGCAAATCAACCACCACCAAAAAACTCCAGCTAA